AGCTAGGGGATGTTCTGAAGGTTTTTCTAGTGATGCTGCAATTTGCAGTAGATTTTTTTCTGTTTCTTCATTCATAGTTATAATATCCGTAACCACTGGCTTACCTTCTGTAATGGTGCCTGTTTTATCTAATACAACCGTATTAATTGTGTGAAGAATTTCTAAAGATTCTGCAGATTTAATCAATATTCCATTTGATGCACCTTTACCTGTTCCAACCATAATGGCAACTGGTGTGGCTAAACCTAAAGCACATGGACAAGATATGACTAATATGGAAATCCCTATAGACAAGGCAAATTCAAAGGATTGCCCTAAAAGTAACCACACAATAGTGGCTACAATAGCTATAGCAATTACTACAGGAACGAAGATTCCACTAATCTTATCCGCCAATTTTGAAATAGGTGCTTTAGATGAACTTGCATCTTCTACTAGTTCAATAATCTGTGCTAATGTAGTGTCATCGCCAACTTTTTCAGCTTTAAATTTGAAAAATCCCGTTTTGTTTATAGTAGCAGCTATGACCTTATCTCCAACGTTTTTCTCTACAGGGATACTCTCTCCTGTTAAAGCAGATTGGTCTATCGCTGTACTTCCTTCAATAACCACTCCATCTACTGGAATGCTCTGACCTGGTCTTACTACTATAATATCCTCTATTACTACGTCTTCTACGGGAATTTCAGTCTCTTGACCATCGCGAATAACAGCTGCTGTTTTTGGTGCAAGATCTAATAACTTAGAAATAGCTTCAGAAGTCTTTCCTTTAGCTCTCGTCTCTAATAATTTACCAAGTGTAATCAACGCTAAGATCATTGCTGCAGACTCAAAATATAAATCCATAGTATATTGATGTACTAAGTGTAAATCATTATGTCCTAAACCATATCCAATTCTAAAAATAGCATAGACCCCATACACTAATGCTGCTCCTGAGCCTATAGCAATCAGTGAATCCATATTAGGTGTACCATGAAATAAGCTTTTAAAGCCAACTCGGTAGTACTTGCGATTGACGTACACAATAGGTAGTGTTAGCAGGAATTGTATAAACGCAAAGGTAATAGCATTTTCAGGTCCCATTAGCCAATCTGGTTGAGGAAGACCGAACATATGCCCCATAGACACGTACATTAATGGAATTAGCAAGACAAAGGAGATAATAACACGTTGCTTCATTTCTTTTATTTCCTCTTCTACGGGGTTTATAGCCTTTTCTTTTTGATTTTCAGCACTTGCTCCA
The DNA window shown above is from Alkalibaculum bacchi and carries:
- a CDS encoding heavy metal translocating P-type ATPase — protein: MNQKFNVTGMTCSACSANVEKTVKKLDGVNSVEVNLLSNSMTVDYDDVHIDKTEIIKAVEHAGYGASIFVRGASAENQKEKAINPVEEEIKEMKQRVIISFVLLIPLMYVSMGHMFGLPQPDWLMGPENAITFAFIQFLLTLPIVYVNRKYYRVGFKSLFHGTPNMDSLIAIGSGAALVYGVYAIFRIGYGLGHNDLHLVHQYTMDLYFESAAMILALITLGKLLETRAKGKTSEAISKLLDLAPKTAAVIRDGQETEIPVEDVVIEDIIVVRPGQSIPVDGVVIEGSTAIDQSALTGESIPVEKNVGDKVIAATINKTGFFKFKAEKVGDDTTLAQIIELVEDASSSKAPISKLADKISGIFVPVVIAIAIVATIVWLLLGQSFEFALSIGISILVISCPCALGLATPVAIMVGTGKGASNGILIKSAESLEILHTINTVVLDKTGTITEGKPVVTDIITMNEETEKNLLQIAASLEKPSEHPLAEAIVERSKEEGILAKDVTEFEAISGRGIVGKIDEKEYIAGNLALMREKNIDVSTFQETSDSFAMEGKTPLYFADSQMLLGIIAVADVVKPTSRDAIEQFKAMGIDVVMLTGDNQKTAEAIKNQLHIDRVVAEVLPQDKEREIRSIQENGKKVAMVGDGINDAPALARADVGVAIGAGTDIAIESADIVLMKSDLLDAVTAVQLSKATIKNIKENLFWAFFYNTLGIPLAAGVFYTALGWKLNPMFGAAAMSVSSVFVVSNALRLKLFKPKHVNVK